GCTGCAGCGTTCCGCCCCCCCATAACGAGCCGCTTACTTAGATCCCGACACAGTCGAGCTAGCGGCACACATTGAGACCCATCAAGGTGCTTGTTGCGTTCTTGCACCCTGGGAGGCGGTGAGGGGTGACGGCCCCGCATGTCGAGCACGCGCTTACTACGACTGAGGTTACAGATCTTGCTGCGAGCATCACCTATTGTCAACACGCATAGACAATAGGTTGCCTCACCGGACACTGTCGCCCCACAGTCGATACTGAACGAGCACCGCAACCAGCTGCCCACCGCCCGGCCGGGCCTGCCACGTCACGAGGAGTAGCTAGCACCATGCCGCTCGGCCCAGATATCCCGCTCGCCAGCAAACTCGCTGTCCTGATCGGCAGGAAACGCAGGGCAGACGGGAAGACCCTGAGTACGCGCGACATCGCCGCCGCCACGGCCGAGAGTCCCGGCGAAAAACCGGCAATGACCTACCAGGTCGTGAATGACCTCCTGAACGGCGTCAAGACGAATCCATCGAGCGCCCAACTGGCCGGGCTCGCACGGGCATTCGACTCTCCGGTAGCTTACCTACTCCCCGGTCACAACGGATTGACGTCCCTGTCGGTCTATGAGGAGTACCCAGACGCGCGCGAGGCACTTCGGCTCATCCATGACCTAGGCGAAGCTGGGGCTACCGAACTTCTGGAGGCCGCACGCGCAATCCGACTGCGACACGGGCACAGCGATCTCACCGTCCCAGAAGTGCCCGAGCCTCTTCCTCCTGCTGCGGAGCCACCGCGACCAGGCCGGCGGAGACGTCTCAGCTTCACCGAAGCAGCCGAGCGCGCCATCTCCGATCTGGAAGGAACCTGAAAGCAAATGGACGGCCTCGTCTTCGGCGTGTGCGCTCTCTTCGGCCTGGCGGGTACGGTGCTCTCCGCGCGCGAAGCCTGGCGTCAGCGCGACCGAAGCGACTACCACATAGCCCGCTTCACTCGAGCCGTAGCGTTCGGTGTCTGCACGGTGGGCGTCATGCTCGCCGTACCGCCGATTGAGGACGTGATCGAGTCTGCCACCGGCATGAACAACGCGGCCAAGCTCGGGGCGCACATCTGCGCCATCCTGTGGTGCGGCAGCCTCCAGCTCATGCTCGTGGACTGGTCCTACAACCACGAGGTGTTGAAGGCCAGCCTGTACGCACGCATCGCCTTCGCTGTGTGCGTACTGATGGCGATGCTTCCGCTGTTCGTCAACACCACCGACGAATCGGTGGAGTTCACCACCGAGTTCGCCATAGTGCCAGGCGTCACCGTCTACCTCATGGTCTATCTGGCCTACGTTGCGATCACCTGCGGCGAGATCGCGTTCCTGTGCACCGGAATGGCCCTAGTGGCCCGGAGGGGAGGCCACGCCTGGTCAGCGCGCGGCCTCGCTCTGTCGTCGATTTCGGCTCTTCTCGGGGTGGCCTACTCCGCCAGCAAGGGGTCATATCTGGTGACCCACTACCTGGGCCACCCGTGGCCACTTCGGTACGAAGAGATCGTCTCGCCGCTCCTGGCCGGGCTCGCCGTGATATCGCTGATCACAGGGCTGACCATGGCGATGGTGGGTAGGCGGCTCGCCTCGCGCGTAGCGGCGTCAGCCGTCTGACAAGTTCGAAATCTTGCGCCAGTGGAGGACGACACGCCCCGGCTCGATTGTCCGGACACCTCTGGCGCTCGCGGGGAACACCTCCACCTTCTCCAAGAGCAGCATCACAATGCCCCTCTTCGATGCGGTGGGCGCGGTGTTCCACCACTTCACCAGATCCTTGGCCCCGCCCACTGAGAAGTTCGCCATCTGCTCCGCGTACCGGAGACGCGGACGGACGACCTTGAGGTTCGCTGTGATCTCGCGTTCGGCGGCCACCATCGCGTCACCGCTGATCTGTCGGCTGCCGTAGAGCGTCCCAAGCTCCTTCCGGCGCGCCTCCAGGTCATCGGTCTCCTGTCGGAGGTTCTCAACCTGCTTGCGCACAGCTTCCTGGGCCTTGGCGATCTGGGCACGGATACCGGGCTTGAGGAGCTCGGCCACGACGTACTCCCCGACGTGATTCTCCAACAGCTCGGCATCAATCCGGACTTCGCCGCAGCCGCCGTGCCCATTCTTGTCCTTCGGGCGACAGCGGTATCCGGGCGTGCCCGCGTTGGTGCGGGCACCCGTAAGAGCCTGCGTGCACTTGCCGCAGGGACTGACCCCGCCGATCAGGAGATAGTCGTACGCCGGATCCGCATCCCCCGTGCTACGGGCCTTCTCCCGCTCCCGCAGGGCCTCAAACTCTTCGCGCGTGATGACGCCGGGGTGGCCGGCGTCGACGAGTTCGCCGTCATCGTCGAAGCGCAGTCCCGCGATCGCCGGGTTGCGGAACAGCCGTCCGACCGACGCGTCCTTCCACTCTCCGCCAAGCGTTCCCCGGTAGCCCTCAGCGTTCGCCCACACAGCGACGTCCTGGTTGGACTGATCGCTCAGCGCCCGGCTCACCATCTGGCGGAGCGGGTCCACTTCGTCGTCACGTAGCCGACGACGTGCCGCGTCGTCGAAACCGTAGAGCCGTGGCATGCGGTGGTCCGTTCTCGTCTCGTGCGCCCGTAGCCGCCTGATCCTAGGCCACAGCACATGTCCGAGCTATGGCTCAGCGAGACCCACAGACCCAAGGACTCACAGATCACTGCACCAATGGCGTCACCCCAAGCACTTGCCAGAGTGCAGCGGTGGGGACTCTCACCGTGCCGCCCAGGGGGAGCGTCTGCACGGGGAAAGACCCCTCCTTGATCAAGTTGTAAGCCTTGTGCGTGCCGATCCCCAGCGCCCGCGCAGCCGTCACGACGTTCACGGTCGGCGGCAGCGCGAGTAGTTCCTCCAGGGTCATCGAACTCACCCCGGTGTCCGTAGCTACAGATGCGTCCTTCGTTGTCATTCCCGTTGTCGCGTTCTCCCCCACGCCAACGTGCCATAAGGATACGGCAACACTGGAGTGTTGGGGCAAGATAGACATCAGTTCGACCAAGATCGACACAGAAGGCCCGCAAAAGAAGGACACGAAGGGGATATAAGTGTTCAATCCCACCTACTACCGGCGCTGTGCATGCCAGGAACCAGCCGTCAATACCGACGGCACTCCGAAGTTCGACGACGCCGGCGCTCCGAAACTGCGCATGCTCGGAGCAGGCTGCCCGAAGCTCCGACGAAAGGGTCACGGCACCTGGTACTTCACCATGGAACTCGAAGCGGGCGAGGGCGGAGAGCGTCAGCGCGTGCGCCGAGGGGGATTCGCCACGAAGGACAAGGCGGAAACCAAGGCGGCTGAGGTCTACCGCGATCTGATCGGTGGTGCCGACGTCCTCAGCAACGCCACCGTCGGCGAGGACCTGGGTGCGTGGCTCAAGCGCAAGAAGGGCCTGGCCCGTACGACGCGCCACGGGTACGAGGAGCATGTGAGGCTCTACCTCAAACCTCACCTCGGCCACATCAAGCGGCGTGACCTCAAACTACGCCACGTCGAGGGCATGTACGACGCGATCGAGCGGGAGAACGCCGAACGGCTCATCCACCACGCGAGGGTGATCGAGCTGCAGGAAGCTCGCGACGCCGCCTACACAGCCTGGGTACGTGCCGCGGGGAGGAAGCAGGAGCGCCGCGTCACGCGTCAGGCATACCTCGACGCCAACGCCGCGTTCCGCGAGGGCCGCAAGGGCAAGGAGAAGATCACCAGCGCCCCGACGATGCACCGCATCAACGCCACCCTCAGCTCGTTCCTGGGCAGCGGAATCAAGCGCGGCGAGTATGCGGCCAACTTGGCCGCCCTCGTCGAGCTGCCGGCGGTCAAGCGCCCCAAGGCCCTGGTCTGGACAGCGGAGCGGGTCGAAGAGTGGAAGCGCACAGGCAAGAAGCCCAGCCCTGTCATGGTCTGGACGCCGGAGCAGACAGGCGAGTTCCTCGACTTCGTGAATGACGACCGGCTCTGCGCCATGTGGCACGCGTTCATCTTCCGTGGCCCCCGGCGCGGCGAGATGTGCGCTCTGCCCTGGCCGGAGGTGAGCCTTGATGGCTCGTGGTTCCGCATCTCCGCGCAGATCGTTGAGATTGCCTACCAGCAGTACGACGAGGCTCCGAAGCAGGACAGCGTGCGCACCGTCACGCTCGACTCTCAGACGAACAGGCTGTGGGCAAGATGGCGAGTCACCCAGGCCACGGAGCGCGAGCAGTGGTCCGGGGAACAGGCGTGGGTCGAGAGCAACCGGGTCTGGACCCACGAAGACGGCGAGCCCCTGCACCCCGACTGGATAAGTCGTCGGTTCAACCGACTCGTCGAGCTGTCCGGCCTCCCGCCGATTCGCCTGCACGACACCCGGCACCTGTCGGCAACGCTGGCGCTGTTAGGCAAGGCAGACATCAAAGTCGTCCAGGAGCGGCTGGGCCACAGCTCCCGCCAGATCACCTCGGACACGTATACGAGCGTCCTGCCTCAGCTCATGACGGCCGAGGCGGAATCCACGAACGCAGTCGTGCCTCGGTCGCGGAAGCAAGATCCGGGGCAGGGCGAGCCCTCCAAGATGGAGGACCAGCGCGGCACCCCGGAGAGCGACCCCGACGGCCCAGATGAGGGAATGCGTGCCGCCGCGTGACCTCCGGCCTCAATCCGGCCTCAGGATCATGAACCCATGATCGACTAGGGCCGCCAAGATCCCCCAACTCACTCGACCCTCCAGCAAAGTTGCTGGTCAGATCGATTCTCCACGTGTAGCGCACGGTGGGGCGGGTGGGACTCGAACCCACGGCCGACGGATTATGAGTCCGCTGCTCTAACCGGCTGAGCTACCGCCCCATAGCGGCGTGTCGCGTACATGTGTGCGCGCCGTCTGCCGCAGCATAGCCGCTCATACGATCTCACGCTTCGGCTGGTCGACCTTGCACACGACCGTGCACGATCATGAGGACCGCGCTGCTGCCCGCGCGGTTCCCGTCGGCGTGGGACCCACATGAAAAAGGACCCCCAGGGGGTCCTCGTTCACGATGCTCTCCCGACTGGACTCGAACCAGTAACCTGCCGGTTAACAGCCGGCTGCTCTGCCAATTGAGCTACAGGAGATCGAAGCTCCCCCGACTGGACTCGAACCAGTAACCTGCCGGTTAACAGCCGGCTGCTCTGCCAATTGAGCTACGGAGGAATGCCTCGTTGCATCGAACGTACCTACCTGGGTATTCGCCAGGGGGCGCTCGCTCTCTGCGACACATACATTAGCGCAAGCAGGGGGGTGCTCCGCCAATCGGTTCCCCGGCGTCGAGGCCCCGCCGCTGTGCGGGGTCCGCGGACGGGGCCCGCGGACGGTACCTGTACAGGTGCCTACACAAGGGAAGGGTGGCCGTCATGCGCTACCGGCTCACGTTCGTCGCCGGACTCGCCCTGGGCTACGTGCTGGGCACGCGGGCCGGGCGCGAGCGCTACGAGCAGTTGAAGAAGTCCGCGCGCCAGGTCGCGCAGAACCCCGCCGTGCGCAACACCGCGGAGACCGCGGCGCAGCAGGGCAGGCAGTACGCGGGCAAGGCGTACCACGCGGTCAGCGCGAAGGTCGGCGACCGGATGCCCGCCTCCGTGGCGGACCGGGTGCGGGCTCTGCGGGAGCGGGGGCAGGGTGACGGCGAGGACGACTGGGGCACCAGCAACACCTAGGGGCGCGGGAGCCGACACGTTCACCCCGCTCGGTGCGGCAGAATTTTCGACATGGGGATAGTCGCCGGGTTGGACAGTTCGCCCGAATTCACTCGTATCGTCGTCTGCGACGCGGACACCGGGGCCGTGCTCCGGCAGGGCTATGCGCCGCATCCGGTGGACAGCGGCGAGATCGGCAGGTCGGCCGACGTCGATCCGCAGGCCTGGCTGCTGTCCCTGGGCGAGGCCGCGGGCGGCGGGCTGCTGGAGGGCGTGCAGGCCATCGGCGTGTCCGCGCAGCAGAACGCGCTCGTGCCGCTGGACGCGCAGGGCAACACCGTGCGGCCGGCGATGGTCGGCGGTGACAAGCGGGCGCAGGTCGCGGCGGCCGATCTCATCGACGCGCTCGGCGGCCGCGAGGCGTGGGCGCAGGCGGTGGGCTGTGTGCCGCAGGCCGCCCAGCCGATCACCAAGCTGCGCTGGCTGGCGAAGACCGAGCCCGACGCCGCCCTGCGCACCGCCGTCCTCATGCAGGCGCACGACTGGCTGGTGTGGCAGCTGCTGGGGCGGCCGGTGCGGCGCACCACCGATCGCGGCGGGGCGTCCGGGACGGGGTACTGGTCGGCCGCCGCCGGCGGCTACCGGCCCGACCTCGTCGAGCTGGCGCTCGGTCACCAGACCATGCTGCCCGAGGTGATCGGGCCGTCCGACGCGGCCGGCACCACCCCGGAGGGGCTGCTGATCTCCGCCGGGACCGGCGAGACCATGGCGGCCGCGCTGGGGCTCGGGATCGGGCACGGCGACGCGGTGGTGTCCCTCGGGGCCTCCGGGTCCGTGATGGCCGTGCACCACGAGGCGCTCCTCGACCAGAGCGGGATGATCACCTCCCTGGCGGACGCGACGGGCATGCACCTGCCGGTCGTCACCACCCTGAACGCCGTACGGACCCTTCGCGGCGCCGTCGACCTGGTCGGCGCGGCCGATCTGGAGGGGCTGTCCGAGCTGGCGATGAAGTCGACGCCGGGCTCGCACGGGCTGGTGCTGCTGCCCTATCTGGAGGGCGAGCGGACGCCGAACCTGCCGCACACCGCCGGAACCCTGGCCGGGCTGCGGCGCGAGTCGATGAAGCCGGAGCACTTCGCGCGGGCCGCGTTCGAGGGCATGCTGTGCGGGCTCGCCGACGCGCTGGACGTGCTGCGCGGCCGGGGCGTGGACGTGCGGCGGGTCTTCCTGCTGGGGGCGGCCGCCGAACTGCCCGCCGTGCAGGCCTCGGCGCCCATGCTCTTCGGGGCGCAGGTCGTCGTACCGCAGCCCGCGGACTACGCGGCGATCGGGGCGGCGCGGCAGGCCGCGTGGGCGCTCGGGGTGTCGCAGGGGACGCAGGATCCGCGGACCCCGCCGGCCTGGCAGGGGGCGGCGGCGCAGGTGCTGGAGCCGGGCGAGGAGCTGGCCGTGGGCCAGGCGGTGCGGCAGCAGTACGTGTCGGTGCGGGAGCAGACGCATCCGGGGGCATTCCGCGGCTGACCCACGCGCAGGGGCTGACGCGCGTAGCGTGCGGAGGTGTCGCCGCGTTCGGCGGTGTCACTGAGCGGCAGCGGTGGTGTCGCCGAGCGGCTTCGGCGGTGTCGCCGAGCGGCAGCGGTGGTGTCGCTGAGTGGTGGACCGTACACGGACGGCCGTAAAAGCACTGCTGTCGGCTTAATCAGTTGAGGTAACGCGGGTGGAGTGTCCGACGATAGGGGCCAGGGGCAACCGACTGCCCGTGCCCATGCCCATGCCCCTCCTGCCGACTCCGAGAGACGTAGCGTGCTCATACGACTTCTGCGGACCTATCTCAGGCCCTATAAGAAACCCATCGTCCTGCTGGTGCTGCTGCAGTTCCTGCAGACCTGCGCCACCCTCTACCTGCCCACGCTGAACGCGCACATCATCGACAACGGCGTCGTCGAGGGGGACACCGGCTACATCCTGTCCTTCGGCGGGCTGATGATCGGCATCTCGCTGGCGCAGGTCGTGTGCAACATCGGCGCCGTCTACTACGGCGCGAGGACGGCCGCGGCCCTCGGCCGGGACATGCGCGCCGGCGTCTTCGACCGGGTGCAGTCCTTCTCCGCCCGTGAGGTCGGCCACTTCGGCGCGCCCTCCCTGATCACCCGTACGACCAACGACGTCCAGCAGATCCAGATGCTGGCCCTGATGACGTTCACGCTGATGGTGTCGGCGCCGATCATGTGCGTGGGCGGTGTCGTCCTGGCGCTCGGCCTGGACGTGCCGCTGTCCGGCGTGCTGGTCGCCGTCGTGCCGGTGCTGGGCGTCTGCGTGACGCTGATCGTGCTGCGGCTGCGCCCGCTGTTCCGGTCGATGCAGGTCCGCCTCGACACGGTGAACCGGGTGCTGCGCGAGCAGATCACCGGCAACCGGGTCATCCGCGCCTTCGTCCGCGACGAGTACGAGCAGCACCGCTTCCGCAAGGCCAACGCCGACCTCACCGACATCTCGCTGAAGACCGGCAACCTGCTCGCCCTGATGTTCCCGGTGGTCATGACCACGGTGAACCTGTCGTCGATCGCGGTGGTCTGGTTCGGCGCCCATCGCATCGACAGCGGCGAGATGCAGATCGGCGATCTGACCGCGTTCCTCGCCTATCTGATGCAGATCGTCATGTCCGTGATGATGGCCACCTTCATGTTCATGATGGTGCCGCGCGCGGAGGTGTGCGCCGAGCGCGTCCAGGAGGTGCTCGACACCTCCTCGTCGGTGGTGCCGCCGCTCGCGCCCGTCACCGAGCTGCGCCGGCACGGGCATCTGGAGATCCGCGGGGCCGGCTTCCGCTATCCGGGCGCCGAGGAGCCCGTCCTCAAGGGCATCGACCTGGTGGCCCGCCCCGGCGAGACGACGGCCGTGATCGGCTCGACGGGCAGCGGCAAGTCCACGCTGCTCGGGCTGGTGCCCCGGCTGTTCGACGCGACCGACGGGGATGTGCTCGTCGACGGGGAGGACGTGGCGGGCATCGATCCGGTGGTCCTCGCCCGGACCGTCGGGCTCGTGCCGCAGAAGCCGTACCTGTTCGCGGGCACGGTGGCGACCAATCTGCGCTACGGCAACCCCGACGCCACCGACGAGGAGCTGTGGCACGCGCTGGAGGTGGCGCAGGCCAAGGACTTCGTGAGCAAGCTGGAGAACGGGCTGGACTCCCCCATCGCACAGGGCGGCGCCAACGTCTCCGGCGGTCAGCGGCAACGGCTCGCGATCGCCCGTACGCTCGTGCAGCGGCCGGAGATCTACCTCTTCGACGACTCCTTCTCGGCCCTCGACTACGCCACCGACGCGGCCCTGCGGGCGGCGCTGGGGCAGGAGACCGCCGAGGCGACCGTCGTGATCGTCGCCCAGCGGGTGGCCACCATCCGCGACGCCGACCGGATCATCGTCCTCGACGAGGGCCGGGTGGTCGGCGCGGGCACCCACCGCGAGCTGATGGCGGACAACGAGACCTACCGGGAGATCGTGCTCTCCCAGCTCACGGAAGCGGAGGCTGCCTGATGGCCGGGCCCATGGGGCGCATGATGGCCGGCACCGGTCCCGAGAACCGCTCGATGGACTTCAAGGTGTCCGGCAGGCGGCTGCTCGCCCAGTTCAAACCGGAACGGCTCACCCTCTACGCGATGCTCTGTTGCGTGGTCGTGAGCGTCGGCCTCAACGTGGTCGGGCCGAAGATCCTCGGCAAGGCCACCGACCTGGTCTTCGCGGGCATCATCGGCCGGGAGATGCCGGCCGGCGCCAGCAAGGAACAGGTCCTCGACTCGATGCGGGCGCGCGGCGAGGGCAACGTCGCCGACATGCTCAGGAGCACCGACTTCACCCCGGGCAAGGGCATCGACTTCGACCAGGTCGGGCAGGTCCTGCTGGTCGCGCTCGGCGTGTTCCTGATCGCCGGTCTGCTGATGGCGGCGGCGACGCGCCTGGTCAACAAGACCGTCAACCGCACGATGTTCCGGATGCGCGAGGACGTGCAGACCAAGCTGTCCCGGCTGCCGCTGTCCTACTTCGACAAGCGCCAGCGCGGCGAGGTCCTCTCCCGCGCGACGAACGACATCGACAACATCGGGCAGACGCTCCAGCAGTCGATGGGCCAGCTCATCAACTCGCTGCTGACCATCATCGGCGTGCTGGCGATGATGTTCTGGGTGTCGTGGATCCTCGCCCTGGTCGCGCTGGTGACCGTGCCGCTGTCGGCGGTCGTCGCCACCCGCGTGGGCAAGCGGTCGCAGCCGCACTTCGTGCAGCAGTGGCGCTCCACCGGCAAGCTGAACGCCCACATCGAGGAGATGTACACCGGCCACACGCTGGTGAAGGTGTTCGGCCGGCAGGAGGAGTCGGCGCAGCAGTTCGCCGAGCAGAACGACGCGCTGTACGAGGCGGGGTTCAAGGCGCAGTTCAACAGCGGGGTCATGCAGCCGCTGATGATGTTCGTCTCGAACCTCAACTACGTGCTGGTGGCGGTCGTCGGCGGGCTGCGCGTCGCGTCGGGCTCCCTCTCCATCGGCGACGTGCAGGCGTTCATCCAGTACTCGCGCCAGTTCTCGATGCCGCTGACGCAGGTCGCGTCGATGGCGAACCTGGTGCAGTCGGGCGTCGCCTCGGCCGAGCGGATCTTCGAGCTGATGGACGCCGAGGAGCAGAGCGCCGACCCGATGCCGGGCCTGCGGCCCGAGGAGCTGCGCGGACTGGTCGCGCTGG
This window of the Streptomyces sp. NBC_01275 genome carries:
- a CDS encoding recombinase family protein, whose product is MPRLYGFDDAARRRLRDDEVDPLRQMVSRALSDQSNQDVAVWANAEGYRGTLGGEWKDASVGRLFRNPAIAGLRFDDDGELVDAGHPGVITREEFEALREREKARSTGDADPAYDYLLIGGVSPCGKCTQALTGARTNAGTPGYRCRPKDKNGHGGCGEVRIDAELLENHVGEYVVAELLKPGIRAQIAKAQEAVRKQVENLRQETDDLEARRKELGTLYGSRQISGDAMVAAEREITANLKVVRPRLRYAEQMANFSVGGAKDLVKWWNTAPTASKRGIVMLLLEKVEVFPASARGVRTIEPGRVVLHWRKISNLSDG
- a CDS encoding tyrosine-type recombinase/integrase; the protein is MFNPTYYRRCACQEPAVNTDGTPKFDDAGAPKLRMLGAGCPKLRRKGHGTWYFTMELEAGEGGERQRVRRGGFATKDKAETKAAEVYRDLIGGADVLSNATVGEDLGAWLKRKKGLARTTRHGYEEHVRLYLKPHLGHIKRRDLKLRHVEGMYDAIERENAERLIHHARVIELQEARDAAYTAWVRAAGRKQERRVTRQAYLDANAAFREGRKGKEKITSAPTMHRINATLSSFLGSGIKRGEYAANLAALVELPAVKRPKALVWTAERVEEWKRTGKKPSPVMVWTPEQTGEFLDFVNDDRLCAMWHAFIFRGPRRGEMCALPWPEVSLDGSWFRISAQIVEIAYQQYDEAPKQDSVRTVTLDSQTNRLWARWRVTQATEREQWSGEQAWVESNRVWTHEDGEPLHPDWISRRFNRLVELSGLPPIRLHDTRHLSATLALLGKADIKVVQERLGHSSRQITSDTYTSVLPQLMTAEAESTNAVVPRSRKQDPGQGEPSKMEDQRGTPESDPDGPDEGMRAAA
- a CDS encoding YtxH domain-containing protein — encoded protein: MRYRLTFVAGLALGYVLGTRAGRERYEQLKKSARQVAQNPAVRNTAETAAQQGRQYAGKAYHAVSAKVGDRMPASVADRVRALRERGQGDGEDDWGTSNT
- a CDS encoding ABC transporter ATP-binding protein, encoding MAGPMGRMMAGTGPENRSMDFKVSGRRLLAQFKPERLTLYAMLCCVVVSVGLNVVGPKILGKATDLVFAGIIGREMPAGASKEQVLDSMRARGEGNVADMLRSTDFTPGKGIDFDQVGQVLLVALGVFLIAGLLMAAATRLVNKTVNRTMFRMREDVQTKLSRLPLSYFDKRQRGEVLSRATNDIDNIGQTLQQSMGQLINSLLTIIGVLAMMFWVSWILALVALVTVPLSAVVATRVGKRSQPHFVQQWRSTGKLNAHIEEMYTGHTLVKVFGRQEESAQQFAEQNDALYEAGFKAQFNSGVMQPLMMFVSNLNYVLVAVVGGLRVASGSLSIGDVQAFIQYSRQFSMPLTQVASMANLVQSGVASAERIFELMDAEEQSADPMPGLRPEELRGLVALEGVSFRYDPEKPLIEDLSLRVEPGHTVAIVGPTGAGKTTLVNLLMRFYDVSGGRITLDGIDIATMSRDELRAGIGMVLQDTWLFGGTIAENIAYGASREVTRGEIEEAARAAHADRFVRTLPDGYDTVIDDEGSGVSAGEKQLITIARAFLSDPVILVLDEATSSVDTRTEVLIQKAMAKLAHGRTSFVIAHRLSTIRDADTILVMENGSIVEQGAHTDLLAADGAYARLYKAQFAQAVAEVD
- a CDS encoding FGGY family carbohydrate kinase; amino-acid sequence: MGIVAGLDSSPEFTRIVVCDADTGAVLRQGYAPHPVDSGEIGRSADVDPQAWLLSLGEAAGGGLLEGVQAIGVSAQQNALVPLDAQGNTVRPAMVGGDKRAQVAAADLIDALGGREAWAQAVGCVPQAAQPITKLRWLAKTEPDAALRTAVLMQAHDWLVWQLLGRPVRRTTDRGGASGTGYWSAAAGGYRPDLVELALGHQTMLPEVIGPSDAAGTTPEGLLISAGTGETMAAALGLGIGHGDAVVSLGASGSVMAVHHEALLDQSGMITSLADATGMHLPVVTTLNAVRTLRGAVDLVGAADLEGLSELAMKSTPGSHGLVLLPYLEGERTPNLPHTAGTLAGLRRESMKPEHFARAAFEGMLCGLADALDVLRGRGVDVRRVFLLGAAAELPAVQASAPMLFGAQVVVPQPADYAAIGAARQAAWALGVSQGTQDPRTPPAWQGAAAQVLEPGEELAVGQAVRQQYVSVREQTHPGAFRG
- a CDS encoding ABC transporter ATP-binding protein gives rise to the protein MLIRLLRTYLRPYKKPIVLLVLLQFLQTCATLYLPTLNAHIIDNGVVEGDTGYILSFGGLMIGISLAQVVCNIGAVYYGARTAAALGRDMRAGVFDRVQSFSAREVGHFGAPSLITRTTNDVQQIQMLALMTFTLMVSAPIMCVGGVVLALGLDVPLSGVLVAVVPVLGVCVTLIVLRLRPLFRSMQVRLDTVNRVLREQITGNRVIRAFVRDEYEQHRFRKANADLTDISLKTGNLLALMFPVVMTTVNLSSIAVVWFGAHRIDSGEMQIGDLTAFLAYLMQIVMSVMMATFMFMMVPRAEVCAERVQEVLDTSSSVVPPLAPVTELRRHGHLEIRGAGFRYPGAEEPVLKGIDLVARPGETTAVIGSTGSGKSTLLGLVPRLFDATDGDVLVDGEDVAGIDPVVLARTVGLVPQKPYLFAGTVATNLRYGNPDATDEELWHALEVAQAKDFVSKLENGLDSPIAQGGANVSGGQRQRLAIARTLVQRPEIYLFDDSFSALDYATDAALRAALGQETAEATVVIVAQRVATIRDADRIIVLDEGRVVGAGTHRELMADNETYREIVLSQLTEAEAA